One Solibacillus sp. R5-41 DNA segment encodes these proteins:
- the rpsT gene encoding 30S ribosomal protein S20: protein MPNIKSAIKRVKVNEKANLANTHAKSVMRSTVKKAEVALATGADNAQELVLAASKALDKAATKGLIHKNAASRKKSRLAKKA from the coding sequence ATGCCAAACATTAAGTCTGCTATTAAACGTGTAAAAGTTAACGAAAAAGCAAACCTTGCAAACACGCACGCTAAATCAGTAATGCGCTCTACAGTGAAAAAAGCTGAGGTAGCATTAGCTACTGGTGCTGATAACGCACAAGAATTAGTTTTAGCTGCTTCTAAAGCATTAGATAAAGCTGCTACTAAAGGTCTTATTCACAAAAACGCTGCTTCTCGTAAGAAGTCTCGTCTAGCGAAAAAAGCTTAA
- the holA gene encoding DNA polymerase III subunit delta, with the protein MFTKIWQGFEKGNFAPVYLLVGEESYFVDETIKRLKAALSKEEETEVMTFDLNEQPIDYVIDEADTIPFFTERKLIIAKNTSFLKATEKGKEKIEHDLKRLENWLANPSDTTVTIFIAPYEKLDERKKVTKLMKEKSVLLLAETPQNNDLNAWIRSEVAKNGKAITEAAIQKLIEMVGPNMLQHQMEIEKMALYLGGEPEISVELVEDLVAKTLEQDAFKMLNAYLNNKQEEALIIYHDLLRQKEEPIKLVGLLANNIRTMIHVYYLQKKGYHQQQIAKQLKVHPYRVQMVINQRNRPTDQRLLQALYTLANVDLQLKTTGGNRERHLELFLMKQL; encoded by the coding sequence ATGTTTACAAAGATTTGGCAAGGTTTTGAAAAAGGGAATTTTGCTCCTGTCTATTTACTTGTTGGGGAAGAATCCTATTTCGTTGACGAAACGATTAAACGATTAAAAGCAGCGCTCAGTAAAGAAGAGGAAACAGAAGTGATGACATTCGATTTAAATGAGCAGCCGATTGATTATGTCATTGATGAAGCAGATACGATTCCGTTTTTCACTGAACGTAAGCTTATTATTGCCAAAAATACATCCTTTTTAAAAGCGACAGAAAAAGGGAAAGAAAAAATAGAGCATGATTTAAAGCGTCTTGAAAATTGGCTAGCGAATCCGTCCGATACAACGGTAACAATTTTTATTGCCCCATATGAAAAACTGGATGAGCGTAAAAAGGTAACGAAGCTCATGAAAGAAAAAAGTGTGCTGTTACTAGCAGAAACGCCGCAAAATAATGATTTAAATGCTTGGATTCGTAGTGAAGTTGCAAAAAACGGGAAGGCGATTACCGAAGCGGCGATTCAAAAATTAATCGAAATGGTCGGTCCAAATATGTTACAGCATCAAATGGAAATCGAAAAGATGGCCTTATATTTAGGAGGAGAGCCTGAGATTTCGGTGGAACTTGTCGAGGATTTAGTTGCAAAAACATTAGAGCAAGATGCGTTTAAAATGTTGAATGCGTACTTAAATAATAAGCAAGAGGAAGCATTAATCATCTATCATGATTTACTGCGTCAAAAAGAAGAGCCAATTAAATTAGTCGGATTGCTTGCAAACAATATTCGAACAATGATTCATGTGTATTATTTGCAGAAAAAAGGCTATCACCAACAACAAATTGCGAAACAATTAAAAGTGCATCCATACCGTGTTCAAATGGTTATAAATCAGCGAAATCGCCCAACGGATCAACGGTTATTACAAGCACTGTACACACTCGCAAATGTCGATTTACAATTAAAGACAACCGGTGGCAATCGTGAACGTCATTTAGAATTATTTTTAATGAAGCAGCTATAA
- a CDS encoding YqzM family protein: protein MAGHQDPNYVTENPFEGRGRAMQGNDFPDAGYGFAIGGGFFITIFVIAMLVEFFIR, encoded by the coding sequence ATGGCAGGACATCAAGATCCAAATTACGTAACTGAAAACCCATTTGAGGGGCGTGGCCGCGCAATGCAAGGTAACGACTTCCCAGATGCTGGTTATGGTTTCGCAATCGGCGGCGGTTTCTTCATCACAATATTCGTTATTGCGATGCTTGTCGAATTCTTTATTCGATAA
- a CDS encoding DNA internalization-related competence protein ComEC/Rec2, which produces MNYLGSLFSHNLIFYALSICISALAAFDSVRLLLLLVVLVAFASYKKLQKMHLLLLVGVGFVSYSYFSFETQKLENPVTLPAVMTWTDEYKINGMMLRGFMKNEQREKVYVTYKIKSSPEKDRLAEQSLAGMQFLVVGEQVEPSLPAHKYGFSMNRYLQSKNARGIVEISSFKYVGETRHFLQPIYEQRFRVKEHISLHFPESLVAEAQALIIGLQENVDEELTRAYQKLGITHLFAISGLHVGLVSWLFFQMLLRFRIRREMASIILLLILPLYAMMAGGAPSVWRAVNVVELVMLAHFLRVRIPIDDALSMSMIAFLCIEPGAIFQVGFQLSYLATYSLIYSSRILSRYSSWLMQSFLITFVCQLLVYPLLLLQFFEISLSSFFVNIIFVPLFSFVILPANLLLLVLTFLPLPISTVVFSLYEPLRIGLTELIFIFQQPIMQMWNPGKPSLFWFILLYCSVLSAFYLLDCRAKFIKIAGVILIPAILFHSQLYLHPDLKIAFVNVGQGDCIVIELPYRKQVIVIDSGGVLRFDQEAWQMRQQPFEVGRQVVVPYLKGRGIQKIDTFILTHADADHVEGAEEILSEIIMKEVHVTPNSIAKPVMNDFIEELMPKNMVLKEQIAGYFWEEAGVHFRYLWPQETEYEGNNDSLVLLVQKGDFRALFTGDLEKEGEQALVKHYPQILQNITLLKAGHHGSKTSSIEEFVQLTNPQLTIFMAGENNRYRHPHPEVVERFEAQGIPFFTTGYDGTVEIVVKQAEITVETSNALFR; this is translated from the coding sequence ATGAATTATTTGGGAAGCTTGTTCAGTCATAATTTGATTTTTTACGCCTTATCGATTTGTATTAGTGCGCTTGCTGCATTTGATTCGGTAAGGCTTTTATTATTATTGGTGGTTTTAGTTGCATTTGCAAGTTATAAAAAACTGCAAAAAATGCATCTCCTATTGCTCGTAGGCGTAGGATTTGTATCTTATAGTTATTTTAGTTTTGAAACGCAAAAATTAGAAAACCCCGTTACATTGCCGGCTGTCATGACATGGACGGATGAATACAAAATCAATGGGATGATGCTCCGCGGGTTTATGAAGAACGAGCAGCGTGAGAAAGTTTATGTCACCTATAAAATTAAGAGTTCGCCTGAAAAAGATAGATTAGCTGAGCAATCACTAGCCGGTATGCAATTTTTAGTCGTAGGAGAGCAAGTGGAGCCTTCGTTACCAGCGCATAAATACGGTTTTTCAATGAATCGTTATTTGCAAAGTAAAAATGCACGAGGCATTGTTGAAATTTCCTCATTCAAGTATGTCGGAGAGACCCGCCATTTCCTTCAGCCGATATACGAGCAACGCTTCCGAGTAAAGGAGCATATAAGTCTTCATTTTCCGGAATCCCTTGTAGCAGAAGCGCAGGCCTTAATAATTGGCTTACAAGAAAATGTAGATGAGGAGTTAACGCGTGCCTATCAAAAGTTAGGGATTACTCATTTATTTGCTATTTCTGGCTTGCATGTGGGACTCGTTTCTTGGCTGTTTTTTCAAATGCTGCTGCGCTTTCGTATACGTAGAGAAATGGCAAGCATTATTTTACTCCTCATCCTCCCGCTCTATGCGATGATGGCAGGGGGGGCACCTTCTGTATGGCGAGCGGTCAACGTTGTGGAACTTGTCATGCTTGCTCATTTTTTACGCGTGAGAATTCCAATTGATGATGCGCTATCCATGAGTATGATCGCGTTTTTATGTATCGAACCAGGAGCCATTTTCCAAGTTGGTTTCCAGTTATCTTATTTAGCAACGTATAGCCTCATTTACTCCAGTCGAATTTTATCGCGTTATTCGAGCTGGTTGATGCAATCCTTTTTAATTACGTTTGTTTGCCAATTACTCGTATACCCCCTCTTATTATTACAATTTTTTGAAATTAGTTTATCCTCCTTTTTTGTCAATATTATTTTTGTCCCGCTATTTTCATTTGTCATCTTACCTGCCAATTTGTTGTTACTCGTGTTAACTTTCCTACCTCTTCCCATTTCAACAGTTGTTTTTTCACTTTATGAACCGTTGCGAATTGGATTGACTGAACTGATTTTTATTTTTCAGCAGCCGATTATGCAAATGTGGAATCCTGGAAAACCGTCGCTATTTTGGTTCATTTTATTGTATTGTAGTGTCCTTTCTGCCTTCTATTTGCTCGATTGCCGCGCGAAATTTATAAAAATCGCAGGCGTAATTCTCATTCCAGCAATTCTTTTTCATTCCCAACTCTATCTTCATCCGGATTTGAAAATTGCCTTTGTAAATGTTGGGCAAGGGGATTGCATCGTCATTGAGTTACCGTATCGAAAACAGGTAATTGTCATTGATTCGGGAGGGGTACTGCGCTTTGATCAAGAGGCGTGGCAAATGCGTCAGCAACCTTTTGAGGTGGGGCGCCAAGTGGTCGTACCTTATTTAAAGGGGCGTGGGATTCAAAAAATAGATACGTTTATATTAACGCATGCCGATGCAGATCATGTCGAAGGGGCGGAGGAAATATTGAGCGAAATTATTATGAAGGAAGTTCATGTGACACCCAATTCGATTGCAAAACCGGTAATGAATGATTTTATTGAAGAATTGATGCCAAAAAATATGGTTTTAAAAGAACAAATAGCCGGGTACTTTTGGGAAGAAGCAGGCGTTCATTTTCGCTATTTATGGCCACAGGAAACGGAGTATGAAGGCAATAATGATTCACTTGTATTACTTGTGCAAAAAGGGGATTTTCGTGCGTTATTCACAGGGGATTTAGAAAAAGAGGGAGAGCAAGCATTAGTGAAGCACTATCCACAAATACTTCAAAATATTACGTTGTTAAAGGCAGGGCATCACGGTAGTAAAACGTCGAGTATAGAAGAATTTGTCCAGCTAACAAACCCACAGCTTACCATTTTTATGGCTGGGGAAAATAACCGATACCGCCATCCGCATCCAGAAGTGGTTGAACGTTTTGAAGCACAAGGAATACCGTTTTTCACTACAGGTTATGATGGTACAGTAGAAATCGTCGTTAAACAGGCTGAAATCACCGTAGAAACGTCAAACGCATTGTTTAGGTAA
- a CDS encoding ComE operon protein 2, giving the protein MERITWDQFFMAQSHLLAMRSTCTRLAVGATIVREKRIIAGGYNGSISGDEHCTENGCYVVDSHCVRTVHAETNALLQCAKYGTPANGADLYVTHFPCLPCTKTIIQAGIKNVYYAKDYKNNPYAMELFQKANVQVAHIPFDEAKIDFLQDEKYALTFELFKKLRELGASQEELIPLEEKMHELFGKLVQS; this is encoded by the coding sequence ATGGAGCGTATTACATGGGATCAATTTTTTATGGCGCAAAGTCATTTACTCGCTATGAGAAGTACTTGTACAAGATTAGCTGTCGGGGCGACGATTGTACGAGAAAAACGTATCATTGCAGGGGGCTATAATGGGTCGATTTCAGGGGACGAGCACTGTACTGAAAATGGGTGTTATGTTGTGGACAGCCACTGTGTGCGTACAGTACATGCCGAAACTAATGCATTATTACAATGCGCGAAGTACGGAACACCTGCAAACGGAGCGGACCTTTATGTAACGCATTTTCCATGTTTACCTTGTACGAAAACGATTATACAAGCAGGGATAAAAAATGTGTATTATGCGAAGGATTACAAAAATAACCCTTATGCAATGGAGCTTTTCCAAAAAGCAAATGTACAGGTTGCTCATATTCCATTTGATGAAGCAAAAATTGATTTTCTTCAAGATGAGAAATATGCCTTAACATTTGAACTGTTTAAAAAGCTACGTGAACTCGGTGCTAGTCAAGAGGAATTGATCCCTCTTGAGGAGAAGATGCATGAATTATTTGGGAAGCTTGTTCAGTCATAA
- a CDS encoding helix-hairpin-helix domain-containing protein, protein MQPFLEKYAKQWLIPCVLLVGCVLYFLFFQPSQSASIEQISPFTSEPQQSPLTQPEVSTPENNVSTPIIQSFIIDVKGAVTYPGVYTLSEGERIIDAIEAAGGYTEHANPALINHAQKLQDEMVIYIPKLGEEINESIGQLIQTHQPSSNGATASIKSPGKVNLNQATESELTTLPGIGPSKATAIIQHRTEIGYFQTIEDLKNVSGIGAKTYEQLKDLIDIN, encoded by the coding sequence ATGCAGCCATTTCTAGAAAAGTATGCTAAACAATGGCTCATTCCGTGCGTACTCCTCGTCGGATGTGTTCTTTATTTTTTATTTTTCCAACCATCTCAATCTGCTTCCATTGAGCAAATTTCTCCATTTACAAGCGAGCCACAGCAATCCCCATTAACACAACCTGAAGTAAGTACTCCCGAAAATAATGTTTCCACCCCTATCATCCAGTCTTTCATCATTGATGTGAAAGGCGCAGTTACCTATCCTGGTGTTTACACCTTATCAGAGGGTGAGCGCATTATCGACGCAATTGAAGCAGCGGGTGGCTATACGGAGCATGCGAACCCAGCACTCATTAACCACGCGCAAAAGCTGCAAGATGAAATGGTTATTTATATCCCAAAATTGGGCGAGGAAATAAATGAATCCATTGGACAGCTTATACAAACGCATCAGCCGAGTTCTAATGGCGCAACGGCCTCGATAAAAAGTCCGGGAAAGGTAAATCTTAATCAGGCAACTGAAAGCGAACTGACGACTTTGCCGGGGATAGGACCGTCCAAAGCAACGGCCATTATTCAACACCGCACAGAAATCGGATACTTTCAAACGATAGAGGATTTAAAAAATGTATCTGGAATCGGCGCAAAAACGTACGAACAGTTAAAAGACTTAATTGATATTAATTAA
- a CDS encoding class I SAM-dependent methyltransferase produces MTNHYGRFAHVYDELMTDIQYSEYVKWILQYAPVEKFQRVLDIGCGTGAMALLLKDAGYEVSGIDLSEEMLAIAAARIEMASSSIPLFAMSMDELEGFENLDVAIIPIDSINYVTDEEKVVETLKRVFESLREGGQLFFDVHSLFKMDEIFLDGPFTYDDGDITYVWHTEPGQFVHSVYHQMTFFVRSENDCFERFDEEHFQRTFAVETYKNWLEEIGFSQIEITADWNAEAPTEQSERIFIRAVK; encoded by the coding sequence ATGACTAATCATTATGGACGTTTTGCACATGTATACGATGAATTAATGACAGATATTCAGTATAGTGAATATGTGAAATGGATTTTACAGTATGCTCCTGTGGAAAAATTTCAACGAGTTTTAGATATCGGTTGCGGAACAGGTGCGATGGCATTATTGCTAAAGGATGCTGGCTATGAAGTGTCAGGAATTGACCTGTCAGAAGAAATGCTAGCAATTGCAGCTGCCCGTATTGAAATGGCTAGCTCTTCCATCCCACTTTTTGCGATGTCGATGGACGAGCTTGAAGGATTTGAAAATTTAGACGTTGCCATCATTCCGATTGATTCGATTAATTATGTGACGGACGAAGAAAAAGTTGTCGAAACACTTAAACGCGTTTTTGAGAGCCTGCGAGAAGGTGGACAATTATTTTTTGATGTCCATTCTTTGTTTAAAATGGATGAAATCTTTTTAGACGGACCGTTCACATATGATGATGGGGATATTACTTATGTTTGGCACACTGAACCTGGACAATTTGTGCATTCTGTTTACCATCAAATGACGTTTTTTGTACGGTCTGAAAACGACTGTTTCGAGCGTTTTGATGAAGAGCATTTTCAGCGTACCTTTGCAGTAGAAACGTATAAAAATTGGCTCGAGGAAATTGGTTTTTCGCAAATCGAAATAACTGCCGATTGGAACGCGGAAGCACCGACAGAACAATCGGAAAGAATTTTCATCCGTGCCGTAAAATAA
- the rsfS gene encoding ribosome silencing factor, whose translation MNETLLSITYKAIDDKRGEDIVALNLQGISLLADYFVIAEGSSERQVQAIAREIKDKAEEQGFIVKKMEGFDSGRWILVDIGDVVAHIFHKDERAYYNLERLWGDAPQLDAPNLEND comes from the coding sequence ATGAATGAAACATTATTAAGTATCACGTACAAGGCAATTGATGATAAACGCGGGGAGGATATCGTCGCTTTAAATTTGCAAGGAATTTCTTTATTAGCGGATTATTTTGTCATTGCAGAAGGTAGCTCAGAGCGCCAAGTGCAAGCAATTGCTCGTGAGATAAAAGATAAGGCTGAAGAACAAGGCTTCATCGTTAAAAAAATGGAAGGCTTCGACAGCGGACGTTGGATTTTAGTAGATATTGGCGATGTTGTAGCACATATTTTCCATAAGGATGAGCGTGCTTACTACAACTTAGAGCGTTTATGGGGAGATGCACCTCAACTGGATGCACCGAATCTAGAAAATGACTAA
- the yqeK gene encoding bis(5'-nucleosyl)-tetraphosphatase (symmetrical) YqeK codes for MERQQLLAAIKGRMTEKRYIHTIGVMETAIQLAQQYGENPKMAETAAILHDIAKFADVAWMKDVVKNQKLDERLLDWDAEILHGPVGAWIAHTEFGIQHEEILNAIRYHTTGRVHMTPFEKIIYVADMIEPNRKFDGVDRLRHLAKLDLQEAFIACVTHTLNFLVESRQAIYPLSIECYNSIVREEQQK; via the coding sequence ATGGAGCGACAACAATTGTTAGCGGCCATTAAAGGGCGCATGACGGAAAAGCGATATATTCATACGATTGGTGTAATGGAAACGGCTATTCAACTGGCACAGCAATATGGCGAGAATCCAAAAATGGCAGAAACAGCAGCGATTTTACATGATATTGCGAAATTTGCTGATGTTGCTTGGATGAAGGACGTTGTAAAGAATCAAAAACTGGATGAGCGTTTGCTTGATTGGGATGCTGAAATATTACATGGTCCAGTTGGGGCTTGGATAGCGCATACAGAGTTTGGTATTCAACACGAAGAAATATTAAATGCCATTCGTTATCACACGACGGGGCGTGTCCATATGACCCCATTTGAGAAAATAATTTATGTAGCAGATATGATTGAACCGAATCGCAAATTTGATGGCGTCGACCGTTTGCGCCACCTTGCGAAATTGGATTTACAGGAAGCATTTATTGCATGTGTAACGCATACTTTAAACTTTTTAGTGGAGTCGAGACAGGCAATCTATCCGTTATCAATCGAATGCTACAATAGCATAGTGAGAGAGGAACAACAAAAATGA
- a CDS encoding nicotinate-nucleotide adenylyltransferase translates to MKKVGIFGGTFNPPHIGHLIMANEVYAALELDEIRFMPNAQAPHKEVSSSASNAQRLKMVELAIQGIPYFNVEHFEMVRGGVSYTYETMKAISKREPDTEFYFIIGGDMIDSLHSWYHIDDLMELVHFVGVKRPGSSAKTDYKVIMVEVPEINLSSTFIRNRLQHKGPLHFLLQPDVEAFIRKEGLYGATTIVSGH, encoded by the coding sequence ATGAAGAAAGTCGGTATTTTTGGTGGCACATTTAATCCGCCACATATCGGTCATTTAATCATGGCAAATGAGGTTTATGCGGCACTTGAGCTCGATGAAATCCGTTTTATGCCCAATGCACAAGCCCCACATAAAGAAGTTTCTAGTTCAGCGTCCAATGCGCAGCGACTTAAAATGGTGGAGCTTGCAATTCAAGGAATTCCGTATTTTAATGTAGAACACTTTGAAATGGTGCGAGGTGGTGTTTCGTACACGTATGAAACGATGAAAGCGATTAGCAAACGTGAGCCGGATACTGAATTTTACTTTATTATTGGTGGCGATATGATTGATTCTTTACACAGCTGGTACCATATTGATGATTTAATGGAACTTGTACACTTTGTCGGTGTAAAGCGTCCAGGATCGAGTGCGAAAACCGACTACAAGGTCATTATGGTAGAAGTGCCAGAAATCAATCTTTCTTCAACATTTATACGAAATCGATTACAGCACAAAGGTCCTTTGCATTTTTTATTGCAACCTGATGTGGAAGCTTTTATTCGAAAGGAAGGTCTTTATGGAGCGACAACAATTGTTAGCGGCCATTAA
- the yhbY gene encoding ribosome assembly RNA-binding protein YhbY, with translation MLTGKQKRFLRAEAHHLSPIFQVGKGGVNDAMIKQLREVLEARELIKVRILDNCEEDKNDVATALAAGTRAELVQLIGLTIVLYKESRNNKKIVLPKVVTK, from the coding sequence ATGTTAACTGGTAAACAAAAACGTTTTTTACGTGCTGAGGCACATCATTTATCCCCGATTTTCCAAGTAGGGAAAGGTGGCGTAAATGATGCGATGATTAAGCAATTACGCGAAGTTTTAGAGGCACGTGAATTAATTAAAGTACGAATTTTAGATAATTGTGAAGAGGACAAAAATGATGTAGCAACGGCACTTGCAGCAGGTACTCGTGCAGAATTAGTACAACTAATTGGCTTAACGATCGTTTTATATAAAGAATCTCGTAATAACAAAAAAATCGTATTACCAAAAGTTGTAACGAAGTAA
- the aroE gene encoding shikimate dehydrogenase encodes MKKWFAVIGDPIAQSKSPEMHNAWYEEANVDATYIPVHVKPESLAQAVASLKLLGASGWNVTIPHKQTIIPFLDELDELAQKMGAVNTVVRTPEGKLKGYNTDGPGFVRSLEEVIGEQQRKEPILLIGAGGAARGIAFALQMAGYRHISIANRTVEKAQLIIDELGTGQALAMKEAEAQLDSFKIFIQTTPAGMSTGDFDLPFSLEKFPKGAIAADIVYNPLMTPFLHAAKAKEATIVNGLGMFVHQGAIAYQHWLQSYPNTNVMIARLTKQLGGN; translated from the coding sequence ATGAAAAAATGGTTTGCAGTTATAGGGGATCCGATTGCTCAATCCAAATCTCCAGAAATGCATAACGCATGGTATGAAGAAGCGAATGTGGATGCCACGTATATTCCTGTACACGTCAAGCCTGAAAGTTTAGCACAAGCCGTAGCGTCGCTCAAATTATTAGGTGCGAGTGGCTGGAATGTGACAATTCCACATAAGCAAACAATTATTCCGTTTTTAGATGAATTAGATGAGCTTGCTCAAAAAATGGGTGCGGTCAATACCGTTGTCAGAACACCCGAAGGCAAGCTCAAAGGCTATAATACTGACGGTCCTGGTTTCGTTCGATCATTGGAAGAAGTAATTGGTGAACAGCAGAGGAAAGAGCCCATTTTGTTAATTGGTGCAGGAGGTGCAGCACGCGGCATCGCCTTTGCCTTACAAATGGCTGGCTACCGTCATATTTCTATTGCAAATCGCACAGTTGAAAAAGCACAGCTCATTATTGACGAACTTGGAACTGGTCAAGCGTTGGCGATGAAAGAAGCAGAAGCGCAACTTGATTCGTTTAAAATATTTATTCAAACGACTCCAGCGGGTATGTCAACGGGTGATTTTGATTTGCCTTTTTCACTAGAAAAATTCCCAAAAGGCGCAATTGCAGCAGATATTGTGTATAATCCATTAATGACGCCATTTTTGCACGCGGCAAAAGCAAAAGAGGCGACGATTGTGAACGGTTTAGGAATGTTCGTTCATCAAGGTGCGATTGCTTATCAACATTGGTTGCAATCCTACCCAAATACAAATGTAATGATTGCTCGTTTAACGAAGCAATTAGGAGGAAATTAA
- the yqeH gene encoding ribosome biogenesis GTPase YqeH yields MNEMPQCIGCGTVIQTEDTNALGYAPPSSLEKEMVICQRCFRLKNYNEIQPVSLTDDDFLRILNGLGQQQGLIVKIVDIFDFNGSWLPGLHRFVGNNPVLLVANKADLLPKSVKEKKVINWLKREAKALGLQPIDVKLVSAHKGQGMAEVVEAIEEYRCGKDVYVVGCTNVGKSTFINRIIKQATGEGEIITTSHFPGTTLDMIGIPLDDGASLYDTPGIINHHQMAHHIDSSELKYIMPKKEIKPKVYQQNAGQTLFIGALARFDFIQGERAAFTVHVANDLPIHRTKLDRADSLYAEHKGELLAPPTAAHIDKLPELVRHEFSIKEAKTDVVISGLGWITVQHANVVIAAYAPRGVEVFIRPSLI; encoded by the coding sequence ATGAATGAAATGCCACAATGTATTGGCTGTGGAACAGTTATTCAAACAGAGGACACAAATGCGCTAGGTTATGCGCCACCCTCTTCATTAGAAAAAGAAATGGTAATTTGTCAGCGCTGTTTCCGTCTAAAGAATTACAATGAAATCCAACCGGTGAGTTTAACAGACGATGATTTTTTACGAATTTTAAATGGTCTTGGACAACAGCAAGGTCTAATTGTAAAAATCGTTGACATTTTTGACTTTAATGGCAGCTGGTTACCTGGATTACACCGTTTCGTAGGGAACAATCCGGTATTATTAGTAGCAAATAAGGCAGACTTATTGCCGAAATCCGTAAAGGAAAAGAAAGTAATCAATTGGTTAAAGCGTGAAGCAAAAGCATTAGGTTTACAACCGATTGATGTGAAACTCGTATCTGCTCACAAAGGGCAAGGAATGGCAGAAGTTGTTGAAGCGATTGAAGAATATCGTTGCGGTAAAGATGTGTATGTCGTGGGTTGTACGAACGTTGGGAAATCGACGTTTATTAATCGTATCATTAAGCAAGCAACGGGTGAGGGAGAAATTATTACAACATCCCATTTCCCAGGTACGACGCTTGATATGATTGGAATTCCTTTAGACGATGGTGCGTCACTTTATGATACACCAGGAATTATTAATCATCACCAAATGGCCCATCATATCGACTCAAGTGAATTAAAATACATTATGCCGAAAAAAGAAATTAAGCCAAAAGTGTATCAGCAAAATGCTGGACAAACATTATTTATAGGTGCATTAGCACGCTTTGATTTTATTCAAGGCGAGCGCGCGGCATTCACAGTGCATGTAGCAAATGATTTACCAATTCACCGAACGAAGCTTGACCGTGCAGATTCATTATACGCTGAACATAAAGGTGAACTACTGGCACCACCAACTGCTGCACATATTGACAAGTTACCGGAGCTTGTACGTCACGAGTTTTCGATTAAAGAAGCGAAAACAGATGTCGTGATCTCTGGCTTAGGCTGGATTACTGTGCAGCATGCGAATGTTGTTATAGCTGCCTATGCACCTAGAGGGGTAGAAGTATTTATTCGTCCTTCATTAATCTAA
- a CDS encoding YqeG family HAD IIIA-type phosphatase, which produces MYNFLLPDEYVNSVLDITPEKLLQQGIRGIITDLDNTLVEWDRADATDELVNWFESMREAGISIIIASNNNEERVRHFAEPHGIPFIHRAKKPLGGAYYAALVQLRLRRHEVVMIGDQLLTDVMGAKRQKLYTFLVRPVAQSDGLVTKFNRFVERRVFNDLKRKGMKTW; this is translated from the coding sequence TTGTATAATTTTTTATTACCAGATGAATATGTAAATAGTGTATTAGATATTACGCCAGAAAAATTACTGCAACAAGGTATTCGTGGGATTATTACGGATTTAGATAATACGTTAGTGGAATGGGACCGTGCCGATGCAACGGATGAATTAGTAAATTGGTTTGAATCAATGCGTGAGGCAGGTATTAGCATTATTATTGCATCGAATAATAACGAAGAGCGCGTAAGACATTTTGCAGAGCCACATGGGATTCCATTTATCCACCGTGCAAAAAAACCACTAGGCGGGGCATATTATGCGGCGCTTGTCCAGTTACGTCTTCGTCGACATGAAGTCGTAATGATTGGAGACCAGCTCTTAACGGATGTAATGGGTGCAAAACGCCAAAAGTTATATACTTTTTTAGTGCGCCCAGTAGCACAATCAGATGGTCTCGTTACGAAATTTAATCGTTTTGTAGAACGACGCGTCTTCAATGATTTAAAACGAAAAGGAATGAAAACTTGGTAA